A region from the Desulfoglaeba alkanexedens ALDC genome encodes:
- a CDS encoding aspartate-semialdehyde dehydrogenase: MAARSYRVAVAGATGAVGNMMIRVLEERGFPVEDLTLLASSRSVGRELTFRGRSIPVRELREDSFKGIDLALFSAGASVSRKFAPLAARDGCVVVDNSSAFRMDPKIPLVVPEVNAHALESHPGIIANPNCSTIQMVVALKPIQDAVGIRRIVVTTFQAVSGTGKKAVDELEAQVRDLAEGRQPRCKVYPYPIAFNCLPHIGAFLDNGYTEEEMKMVNETRKIFEDPQIRVCATTVRVPVYYGHSESVAVETRKPISVEEVRNLLERAPGVTVVDRPKENAYPMPIHAAGKDDTFVGRIRRDESVENGLALWVVSDNIRKGAATNAVQIAEVLVERGWLGF, from the coding sequence ATGGCGGCGCGCTCGTATCGTGTGGCGGTGGCTGGAGCCACTGGAGCCGTGGGCAACATGATGATCCGGGTGCTCGAGGAACGCGGATTCCCCGTTGAAGACCTGACACTTCTCGCATCCTCCCGTTCGGTTGGGCGGGAGCTGACCTTTCGCGGACGATCGATCCCGGTCCGGGAACTTCGGGAAGATTCCTTCAAAGGGATCGATTTGGCGCTCTTTTCGGCGGGAGCGTCGGTAAGCCGCAAGTTCGCGCCGCTTGCGGCTCGGGACGGCTGTGTGGTGGTGGACAATTCCAGCGCCTTCCGCATGGATCCCAAGATCCCGCTGGTGGTTCCGGAAGTGAACGCCCATGCTCTGGAAAGTCATCCCGGAATCATCGCCAATCCCAACTGTTCCACGATCCAGATGGTGGTGGCGCTCAAGCCCATCCAGGACGCCGTCGGTATCCGGCGGATCGTGGTGACCACCTTTCAGGCGGTTTCCGGTACGGGCAAGAAGGCGGTGGACGAACTGGAAGCCCAAGTGCGCGATCTGGCCGAAGGCCGGCAACCGCGCTGCAAGGTCTACCCGTATCCCATTGCCTTCAACTGCCTGCCGCACATCGGAGCCTTCCTCGATAACGGCTACACCGAGGAAGAAATGAAGATGGTGAACGAAACCCGAAAGATCTTCGAAGATCCGCAAATCCGCGTGTGTGCGACGACGGTCCGGGTTCCGGTCTACTACGGGCATTCCGAATCGGTGGCCGTAGAAACCCGGAAACCTATTTCCGTGGAAGAAGTCCGCAATCTCCTGGAGCGGGCGCCGGGGGTCACGGTGGTGGACCGACCGAAGGAAAACGCCTATCCCATGCCGATCCATGCGGCCGGGAAGGACGATACCTTCGTCGGGCGCATCCGGAGGGACGAATCGGTGGAAAACGGTCTCGCCCTGTGGGTCGTTTCGGACAATATCCGCAAAGGGGCCGCCACCAACGCGGTGCAGATCGCCGAAGTGCTGGTGGAACGAGGCTGGCTGGGTTTCTAG
- a CDS encoding 3-isopropylmalate dehydrogenase, whose amino-acid sequence MGEKTYQVAVIPGDGTGPEVMREALKVLTTVAAEEGFGVETFPYDLGGDRYLKTGEILPNGVVDELRGFDAILLGAIGHPDVTPGVLEKGLLLELRFQLDQYVNLRPVILYPGVDTPLKDKGPEDIDFVVVRENTEGLYAGAGGILRKGTPHEVAIQESVNTRMGVERCIRFAFEYCRKRNRKKKVTLCGKTNVLTYAFNLWERAFYEVAREYPDIETDYAHVDATCMWMVKNPEWFDVIVTDNLFGDIITDLGAMIQGGMGIAAGGNLNPQGVSMFEPIGGSAPKYTGKNVINPLAAIAAVQMMLEHLGEDKAARRVEDAIRVVLSRHVKSLAAGRMGYSTSEVGDLVAKYVKEPVAG is encoded by the coding sequence ATGGGAGAAAAGACGTATCAAGTGGCGGTGATTCCGGGAGACGGCACGGGTCCAGAAGTTATGCGCGAGGCGCTGAAAGTCCTGACTACTGTGGCCGCGGAAGAAGGCTTCGGCGTGGAGACGTTCCCCTACGATCTGGGCGGAGACCGCTATTTGAAGACGGGGGAAATCCTACCCAACGGGGTGGTGGATGAACTGAGAGGCTTCGACGCGATTTTACTGGGCGCCATCGGCCACCCGGACGTAACCCCGGGGGTCCTCGAAAAGGGTCTGCTGCTGGAACTGCGTTTCCAGTTGGACCAGTACGTCAACCTGCGCCCGGTCATCCTTTATCCCGGCGTGGATACGCCGCTCAAGGACAAGGGGCCGGAAGACATCGACTTCGTCGTGGTCCGCGAAAACACGGAAGGCCTCTACGCCGGAGCCGGCGGGATCCTCCGAAAGGGAACGCCCCATGAGGTCGCGATCCAGGAATCGGTGAACACCCGTATGGGCGTGGAGCGCTGCATCCGGTTCGCCTTCGAATACTGCCGCAAGCGAAACCGGAAGAAGAAGGTCACCCTCTGTGGAAAGACGAACGTCCTGACCTACGCCTTCAACCTCTGGGAGCGGGCCTTCTACGAGGTGGCCCGGGAATACCCGGACATTGAAACCGATTACGCTCACGTGGACGCCACGTGCATGTGGATGGTGAAGAACCCCGAGTGGTTTGACGTGATTGTGACGGATAACTTGTTCGGGGACATCATCACGGACCTGGGCGCCATGATCCAGGGCGGTATGGGGATCGCCGCCGGTGGAAACCTGAACCCCCAGGGCGTTTCCATGTTCGAACCCATCGGCGGTTCCGCACCCAAGTACACGGGAAAGAACGTGATCAATCCGTTGGCGGCCATCGCGGCGGTCCAGATGATGCTGGAACACCTGGGTGAGGACAAAGCGGCCCGCCGGGTGGAAGACGCCATCCGGGTGGTGCTTTCTCGGCACGTGAAGAGCCTCGCCGCCGGACGCATGGGGTATTCCACGTCGGAAGTGGGGGACCTGGTGGCCAAATATGTGAAGGAACCGGTGGCCGGGTGA
- the coaD gene encoding pantetheine-phosphate adenylyltransferase produces the protein MRIIAGAYRGRRLKAPKGKDIRPTTDRVREAVFNVIGRRVEGSRVLDLFAGTGAMGLEALSRGAERTAFVERSAEAVRLIRANAALCGAVDRVVILQGAVPRALRKLAAFEPPFDLVFADPPYGEGWVARLLPALSGVCSETALLICEHGAAEPVPEGDALWVRTESRRYGDTAVSFYERRPQLFLKGGDMDKLAVYPGSFDPITNGHLDLMQRALKIFDRVIIAVASNPAKEHLFTLEERVRMIRESLTEHPLCERVTVETFDGLLVNYVEKKGAKAIIRGLRAVSDFEYEFQMALMNRKLCNDIETLYLMTGMRWIYISSRIIKEVVVAGGGVKGLVPDVVERMLNERLAARKATGVC, from the coding sequence GTGCGAATCATAGCCGGTGCCTACCGGGGGCGGCGGCTCAAGGCTCCCAAAGGAAAAGATATTCGGCCCACGACCGACCGGGTGCGTGAGGCCGTTTTTAACGTGATCGGCCGGCGGGTCGAAGGATCCCGGGTACTGGATCTGTTTGCAGGAACTGGCGCCATGGGGCTCGAAGCGCTGAGCCGCGGGGCGGAAAGAACGGCTTTTGTGGAGCGGAGCGCGGAAGCCGTGCGGTTGATCCGCGCCAACGCGGCTCTTTGCGGGGCGGTGGATCGAGTGGTGATCCTTCAGGGGGCCGTCCCGCGGGCGTTGAGGAAGCTCGCGGCTTTCGAGCCCCCTTTCGATCTCGTTTTTGCGGATCCCCCGTACGGGGAAGGATGGGTCGCGAGGCTCCTTCCGGCGCTCTCGGGTGTCTGTTCGGAAACGGCTCTTCTGATTTGCGAACACGGCGCGGCCGAACCGGTGCCTGAAGGCGACGCGCTCTGGGTCCGGACGGAGTCAAGACGCTATGGAGACACGGCCGTGTCCTTTTACGAGAGGCGTCCACAGCTTTTTCTCAAAGGAGGGGATATGGACAAGCTGGCGGTCTACCCGGGATCGTTCGATCCCATCACCAACGGACACCTGGATCTGATGCAACGAGCTCTCAAGATATTCGACCGCGTGATCATCGCTGTCGCCAGCAATCCGGCCAAGGAACACCTTTTCACCCTGGAGGAGCGGGTGAGGATGATCCGCGAAAGCCTGACGGAACATCCGCTTTGCGAAAGAGTAACGGTGGAAACCTTTGATGGCCTCCTGGTCAACTACGTGGAAAAAAAGGGGGCTAAGGCCATCATCCGGGGGCTTCGAGCGGTGAGCGATTTCGAATACGAGTTCCAGATGGCCCTCATGAACCGTAAGCTCTGCAACGACATCGAAACCCTGTACCTCATGACAGGCATGCGCTGGATTTACATCAGTTCGCGTATCATCAAGGAGGTGGTGGTTGCCGGCGGCGGAGTGAAGGGGCTGGTCCCGGATGTGGTGGAAAGGATGTTGAACGAGCGGCTGGCGGCTCGAAAAGCCACCGGGGTCTGCTGA
- the leuC gene encoding 3-isopropylmalate dehydratase large subunit: MPMTIAEKILAVHAGRDAVHPGELIEARLDFCLANDITAPLAIEAFRRAGATKVFDRGRIALIPDHFVPNKDIASAMQVKRMRDFAREYGIVHYFEVGRMGIEHALLPEQGLALPGDLIIGADSHTCTYGALGAFATGVGSTDLGAAMVTGKAWFRVPPSMKFVFRGERRPWVGGKDLILYVIGKIGVDGARYRAMEFEGEVIRGLPMAHRLTLCNMAIEAGAKAGIIAPDAVTETYVKERAKRDYRVYRSDPDAAYEAVHEWDVSDLEPQVALPHSPENVRSVREVADVAVDQVVIGSCTNGRLEDLREAAGILKGRKVAPNVRCLVIPATQQIYRRAMEEGLIGIFLDAEAAVSTPTCGPCLGGHMGILAKGERAVATTNRNFVGRMGHPESEVYLSGPAVAAASAVAGRIVHPDEL; this comes from the coding sequence ATGCCTATGACCATTGCGGAAAAGATCCTCGCGGTTCATGCCGGCCGGGATGCCGTGCATCCGGGCGAACTCATCGAGGCTCGGCTCGACTTCTGCCTCGCAAACGATATCACGGCGCCGCTCGCCATCGAAGCGTTCCGGCGGGCCGGAGCGACGAAGGTGTTCGATCGCGGGCGGATCGCGCTCATCCCCGACCATTTCGTGCCCAACAAGGACATCGCTTCGGCTATGCAGGTAAAACGGATGCGGGATTTCGCCCGCGAATACGGGATCGTCCATTACTTCGAAGTGGGCCGGATGGGGATCGAGCACGCACTGCTGCCGGAACAGGGGCTGGCGCTTCCGGGGGATCTCATCATCGGGGCGGACAGCCATACGTGTACCTACGGGGCGCTGGGCGCCTTCGCGACCGGCGTAGGCAGCACGGACCTGGGGGCTGCCATGGTGACGGGAAAGGCATGGTTCCGTGTGCCGCCGTCCATGAAGTTTGTGTTTCGAGGCGAACGGCGGCCGTGGGTCGGGGGCAAGGACCTCATCCTGTACGTGATCGGAAAGATCGGTGTGGACGGGGCGCGCTACCGGGCCATGGAATTCGAGGGCGAGGTGATCCGAGGGCTTCCCATGGCGCACCGGTTGACCCTCTGCAACATGGCCATCGAAGCGGGGGCCAAGGCGGGCATCATCGCGCCGGACGCGGTTACGGAAACGTACGTGAAAGAACGGGCGAAGCGGGACTATCGGGTGTATCGGAGTGATCCGGATGCGGCCTACGAAGCGGTCCACGAATGGGACGTTTCGGATCTGGAGCCGCAGGTGGCGCTTCCGCATTCGCCGGAAAACGTGCGATCGGTGCGCGAGGTGGCCGACGTGGCCGTCGACCAGGTGGTGATCGGATCCTGCACCAACGGGAGGCTGGAAGACCTCCGGGAAGCGGCGGGCATCCTCAAGGGGCGCAAGGTGGCGCCGAACGTCCGGTGCCTGGTGATTCCGGCCACGCAGCAGATCTACCGCCGGGCTATGGAAGAAGGGCTCATCGGCATTTTTTTGGACGCGGAGGCGGCGGTGAGCACGCCGACGTGCGGGCCGTGCCTGGGAGGCCACATGGGCATCCTGGCCAAGGGGGAACGGGCGGTGGCCACCACCAATCGGAACTTCGTGGGGCGCATGGGGCACCCGGAAAGTGAAGTGTACCTGAGCGGGCCGGCGGTGGCGGCGGCATCGGCCGTGGCGGGCCGCATCGTTCATCCGGACGAACTGTGA
- the leuD gene encoding 3-isopropylmalate dehydratase small subunit: protein MKMKGRAWKFGDDIDTDAIIPARYLNTSDPQELAAHCMEDADAAFAGKVQPGDVIVAGKNFGCGSSREHAPIAIKASGVACVVARSFARIFYRNAFNMGLPILECPEAAEKIQDGDEVEIDPAEGVITNHTRNESYRADPIPPFMQELLEAGGLIPYVRRRMEAGGAS from the coding sequence ATGAAAATGAAAGGACGAGCCTGGAAGTTTGGGGACGATATCGACACCGACGCCATCATCCCCGCACGCTACCTCAACACCTCGGATCCGCAGGAATTGGCCGCGCATTGCATGGAAGACGCCGATGCGGCGTTTGCGGGCAAAGTTCAGCCGGGGGATGTGATCGTGGCCGGGAAAAACTTCGGCTGCGGTTCGTCCCGCGAACACGCGCCGATCGCCATCAAGGCTTCGGGCGTGGCCTGCGTGGTGGCGAGGAGTTTCGCCCGGATCTTTTATCGGAACGCCTTCAACATGGGGCTTCCGATCCTGGAATGTCCGGAAGCGGCGGAAAAGATCCAAGACGGCGATGAGGTCGAAATCGATCCAGCCGAAGGGGTCATCACCAACCACACGCGAAATGAAAGCTACCGGGCGGACCCCATACCGCCCTTCATGCAGGAGCTCTTGGAGGCCGGAGGGCTGATTCCCTACGTTCGGCGGCGGATGGAGGCGGGCGGGGCCTCGTGA
- the pssA gene encoding CDP-diacylglycerol--serine O-phosphatidyltransferase, with amino-acid sequence MSDEMSKSRSSRKRRRSKRRADGEINRGTYILPNLFTTANLFSGFYGIVSTISGNYQAAAIAILVSCLFDILDGKVARYANATSRFGVEYDSLADLVAFGVGPALLLYLWALKPFGRVGWLAAFVFVACGALRLARFNVQVNSVSKKYFVGLPIPGAACMVATTVLFFCEWKGPHFSGSSAILLGVTYLLGFLMVSNIRYNSMKELEVVKGKPLPALFVVVVLLSVVAAKPRIMLFSLLVAYVISGPLSLAAHRIRSWKQADKEAPVPRESTPKEDTGVR; translated from the coding sequence GTGTCGGATGAAATGAGCAAAAGCCGTTCCAGCAGGAAACGACGGCGTTCGAAGCGGCGTGCCGACGGTGAAATCAATCGGGGGACGTACATCCTTCCGAACCTTTTCACCACAGCCAATCTTTTCAGCGGCTTTTACGGGATCGTGAGCACCATCAGCGGGAATTACCAGGCGGCGGCCATCGCCATCCTGGTTTCCTGCCTGTTCGACATTTTGGATGGCAAGGTGGCGCGTTACGCCAACGCAACGAGCCGTTTCGGGGTGGAATACGATTCATTGGCGGATCTGGTGGCCTTCGGTGTGGGCCCCGCGCTGCTCCTTTATCTTTGGGCTTTGAAGCCTTTCGGGCGAGTCGGGTGGCTGGCGGCCTTCGTCTTCGTGGCCTGCGGCGCCTTGCGGCTCGCTCGATTCAATGTTCAGGTCAATTCGGTGAGCAAGAAGTATTTCGTTGGGCTACCCATTCCGGGAGCGGCGTGCATGGTGGCCACCACGGTCCTTTTTTTCTGCGAGTGGAAGGGGCCGCATTTCAGCGGTTCCAGCGCCATCCTGCTGGGGGTGACGTACCTCCTCGGTTTTCTCATGGTGAGCAACATCCGCTACAACAGCATGAAGGAACTGGAGGTGGTGAAGGGCAAGCCGTTGCCGGCGCTGTTTGTGGTGGTGGTGCTGCTGTCCGTAGTGGCCGCCAAACCCCGGATTATGCTTTTTTCGCTCCTTGTCGCCTACGTCATTTCAGGACCGCTGAGCCTGGCGGCGCACCGCATCCGAAGCTGGAAGCAGGCGGACAAAGAGGCGCCGGTGCCTCGGGAGAGCACGCCGAAGGAGGATACCGGGGTGCGGTGA
- a CDS encoding lytic murein transglycosylase, which translates to MSPARFPLAVRRRNPRFFVFFLVTPPAFLAFVFFPAPLFRPAHAADLFGNLTQRLLQDGFSRDHVSAIFSPEPEPAYERVVLSLRTRESRLNYEQFLKPDAVEQAERFLREHRHLFKEVEERYGVDPYVVAGILLVETRCGEVTGRTPVLETFVTFALMEDPVHRNHVWERLPASDRRRLGRTAFEEKLKNRSRWAYGELYALLQWTQGEPDRTRGLRGSFMGAIGWPQFLPSSILHYGVDGDGDGRINLFEPADTLHSVGNYLKSFGWNRAQTRDDRTRVLLHYNRSRPYAATILDVADLLRKRTDLASASRP; encoded by the coding sequence ATGTCTCCCGCCCGCTTTCCGTTGGCCGTCCGCCGCCGCAACCCTCGATTCTTCGTTTTTTTCCTCGTGACCCCGCCGGCGTTCCTGGCTTTCGTATTCTTTCCGGCTCCGCTCTTCCGCCCCGCCCATGCCGCGGACCTCTTCGGGAACCTCACCCAACGCCTGCTGCAGGACGGGTTCTCCCGGGATCACGTGTCGGCGATCTTCAGCCCGGAGCCGGAACCGGCGTACGAGCGGGTCGTGCTTTCGCTCCGAACGCGCGAAAGCCGCTTGAACTACGAACAGTTTCTCAAACCCGACGCCGTGGAACAAGCCGAACGGTTCCTTCGTGAACACCGGCACCTTTTCAAGGAAGTTGAAGAACGATACGGCGTGGACCCTTACGTGGTCGCGGGCATCCTTCTCGTGGAAACCCGCTGCGGGGAAGTGACCGGCCGGACCCCCGTGTTGGAAACCTTCGTAACCTTCGCGCTGATGGAGGACCCGGTTCACCGAAACCACGTGTGGGAACGGCTGCCCGCGAGCGATCGCAGGCGGCTCGGCCGCACCGCCTTCGAAGAAAAGCTGAAGAATCGATCGCGGTGGGCCTATGGCGAACTGTACGCCCTTCTTCAATGGACGCAGGGAGAGCCCGATCGAACCCGGGGGCTTCGCGGGTCCTTCATGGGAGCCATCGGGTGGCCGCAGTTTCTTCCGAGCAGCATCCTGCATTACGGGGTGGACGGAGACGGGGACGGGCGGATCAACCTTTTCGAACCGGCGGACACGCTGCACAGCGTGGGCAATTACCTGAAATCTTTCGGCTGGAACCGGGCTCAAACCCGCGACGACAGAACCCGGGTGCTCCTCCACTACAACCGAAGCCGCCCCTACGCAGCGACCATTCTGGATGTGGCCGATCTCCTTCGTAAGCGCACAGATCTCGCATCCGCCTCTCGCCCGTAA